The bacterium region TGTGATTCAAGTCTGCTTTAAAACCATAAGACTGCCCGCTGCCGTAATCTGTAATCTGTGCATGATCAAAGTACGTAATCAAGTTAAAAAACTTTGATTTAATTAAAGGCAATTCAACATCCAGGCCCCACTCCGACACTTTATCGTCACTTGCTTTCCATGAATCAGGATCAAGGTCAGTTACATAAGACGCCCCGAATCCGAGATTCTTAAAAAGAAAGAGATTTGATTTATACATAGGACGCAGGTACATCCTGCCTCCTGCAACTTCAAACCTGCCCAGATTGTTTGTAAATGTTTCAAAACCGAAGACACCCAAATCCAAATCAAAGGCCATACCGAGTTTACGTCTGTCATAATTTATCTGGTTGTTGTAATAACTCATTATAAGGCCGTGGCCCAAAGTGTAGCCGTCAATCGCTCCGACTCTTGCATAAAAGGGATCTCCCTTGTATCCATACCGCAGATATCTTATTATTCTCGCGTAATCATATCCTGAATCCCAGTCCTGCGACCTTATCTTTCCTGTGTTTACATTATAGAGAAGGTTCAACCCGAGGCCGATACCAAACTTTCCGATTGATATGTCAGGCTGAAAGCTGATTTGATAATAAGCCTGATTATCAATCCACGTTATTCCTATTCCTCCGTCAAGTTCATTTTTTTCTCCTGTGGGATAGTAACCGGACCATTGAGAAAAACCTGCTCCGCAAAACAGGAACACAATCACAGCTGCAAATACAGCTTTTTTCATTTTTCCCTCCCTTAATTAAAGCTCTTTTTGGAATTCTTTTAACATTCGTACAACATCTTCAGGTTCAGTGAGTTTAAATACTTCTCCCCGCAGCCTCGAACTGTTTCTCATTCCTCTCACATACCACGCAATATGCTTTCGCATCTCTTTTACAGCGCTATGTTCATCTTCAGTTTTTCTTGTAATATTAAAATGTTTTATGCATACATCTATTTTTTCAGTGTTTGACGGCTCAGGCAGCTTTTCACCGGTTGACAGATAATGGTCAATTTGGCGGAAAATCCACGGCCTGCCGAGAGCACTTCTTCCTACCATTACAAAATCACATCCGGTACTTTTAATCATTTCTTCAGCGTCTTCAGGGCTGTTTATATCACCGTTACCTATTACAGGCACAGAAACAGCTTCTTTAACTTCTTTGATCACTGACCAGTCCGCTTGTCCGGAAAATCCGGCACTTCTCGTTCTGGGGTGAACAGTAATTGCCTTTACCCCGGCCTTTTCCAGAAGTTCCGCTGCTCTCGGCGCTACAATGGAATCTACATCCCATCCGCTTCTGATTTTTGCCGTTACTGTTATTGATACCGAATCTACAACACTTTTTGCTATTTCATACAGCAAATCAAGATCTTTTAAAAGAGCTGCACCCGCCCCTCTTTTAACCACCTTTTTTACCGGGCAGCCGAAATTTACATCAATCAGGTCAGGTTTAAACTTTTCTACAATGGAAGCTGCCTGGTCCATAACAGAGGGGTCGCTCCCGAAAATCTGAAGCCCTAAGGGCCTCTCTTCCGGTAAAATATTACAGAGTTTCTTTGTACCAGGGCTGTCATGCACCAGACCGTCACTGCTGATCAGTTCTGAAAACATGAGCCCGACACCCTCTTGTTTGACTATTAGCCTGAACGGCCTGTCTGCCGCTCCTGCAAGAGGTGCAAGAATTGATCTTGTTTTCAGCTCAAGATAACCGATATTCATTAATTTTAATCTACAATAATAATTAATTTCTTGCAAGCTTTTTTATTATACAAC contains the following coding sequences:
- the dusB gene encoding tRNA dihydrouridine synthase DusB, giving the protein MNIGYLELKTRSILAPLAGAADRPFRLIVKQEGVGLMFSELISSDGLVHDSPGTKKLCNILPEERPLGLQIFGSDPSVMDQAASIVEKFKPDLIDVNFGCPVKKVVKRGAGAALLKDLDLLYEIAKSVVDSVSITVTAKIRSGWDVDSIVAPRAAELLEKAGVKAITVHPRTRSAGFSGQADWSVIKEVKEAVSVPVIGNGDINSPEDAEEMIKSTGCDFVMVGRSALGRPWIFRQIDHYLSTGEKLPEPSNTEKIDVCIKHFNITRKTEDEHSAVKEMRKHIAWYVRGMRNSSRLRGEVFKLTEPEDVVRMLKEFQKEL